The Coleofasciculus sp. FACHB-1120 nucleotide sequence TTCGTCCCATGTCCTCGATTTCTTCAATTAGATTTTCCCATTCGATATTAGGGTAGTCTCCAACCCGCAACTTTTCTACAGTAGTTTGAATCCATTTCAGGTAGTCTGTCTCGTACAAACTCTGTCGGTTAGTTTCTAGCTCTCTTGTCATAACCATTTCCTCTTAAAGTCCCGAACTAGCTGACACAAGACTTCTCCCAATGGATTGTCAGTAATATTGTAGCGATCGCTCTCACCCAATCAAATTATAAGCAGCGAGGAAAGCGCGATCGCATCCTTACTGAATGAGAATTACTGCCTCTTCCGCCTTAGTATTTAGAGCTTTTTTCAATTCTTGACCAACTTTCCCAATCAATTTGTCAAAAGCTTCCTGATTCTCTGTTAGTTGTTGTCTAAAAACCTTCTCTAACTCAGGTTTCATTTGCTCGCAAGTAGAGTCGATCTTGCTATCGCTCAGAAGCAGAGAACGAGTCCAACTTGGAACATCTACCTTTGTCTTAATTGCTTCTTGAGTTTTGCTGCGAGTGATCTCCACTCCTGCGGCAAGAACTGAGGCACCATAGATTAGCACGATGGGCCAGGTCAAATGTCCAGTTAAAATTAGAGCAATAATGCTCCCGACAGTCCCTCCACCAATCACCACATTGACAATAAACCCCACCGTTTCGGCAAGAATCGTGTCTCCAATCGATAGGTCTGGACTAACCACATCGGGGTCGATACTTTCCTCAAACCTTAAGCTACTTCTGGGTATCTGAAACTTTTGACAAATGGGGTCGGTTTCTTCAGCTAATTCGGGTTGGATCTTACTGTTAAACCAAGTGGCACATTGAGTATTGACAATTTGTCGAGCGCCAGGACTTTCAATCCACTGCTCCGCCTGCTTTTTCATAGACTCTTCCAAATCAGCCAAAGTGCGTATTTTGTTGTTTTGCCAGTTTTTTAAACTTGGTTGAATTGTGCTTTCAATCAAGCCTTCTGATAGTGGCTTACTCAACAGTTCGATTAACTCTGGAATATGTTTTTTGACCAAGTCTTTTAACTTCTTGGAATCAAATAGTGTATTGACCTCTTCTTTAAAAGCAGCAGCACGCAGATCCCATCTTCCTACCCGTGCTAGACCTAAGGCAATACAGCGTTCGGGTTCTGGATCGGGGCGAACTTGAGTGTCAGGTTCCGGGAAGATTTCCTCGCAAATCTGGCGCGTAAATTTCATCCGGGATGCACCACCAGTCATCAGCAAAAGTTGGGGTACAAAACCTTGTTTTTCAAGCCTTTCTTTCGCCTCGTTCACTGATTCCCGGAACGAATGAAGCCAACTCTTGCCACCCAATTCTGGCAAAGGTTGATTCAAGATTTCATCCATAACCCCTTTATTCACTTGAGGCACAAAGTAAATCTGTTCGTTGATCGACTCAAAGCCGCGTGCAAAGGATTGAGGATTGCTATATACCTGTTCGTTAGAAAAGTAATCTTCCTTGGCTTTGCGGCAAGCAAGTTCGCAACGCGCTTGGTGATGAGGATATGCCTCAAATACTCGTTCCAGTAACGCTTTTTCCTCATGGTTAGCGAGAGTCTGGGCAAAAATTGCTTTATCAATTAGAGAAGCTCCCAGAGCATTACTTCCGAAATCTATCGGGATTTCGTGCAAACTTTTAACCAGAGTAAAATCTGTAGTCGAAGAGCCAATATCAACAATTAGCACCGACGATTTAAGTTTGTCATAAGAAAGCTTCCCGGCTTCCTTAGCTTGCATGAAAGCCGCCCGCGACTCTGGGACAACGCTGACTAAAGGAATACCAGATTCCTTGAGTAACTTTTGGTATTCTTCTCGTTCATCAACAGACCATCCTGAAGGGCATCCGACGTAAAATTGGCTAGTTTCTCCACCTTCAATTTGTTTACTTTCTTTCAAAAGGCGGTAGTAAGTTTCTAGAAACTTGCTAATTGTTTCCCGATAAGTTGGGTCAGTATTGGGTTTTTGTTTGAAAGCGATTTTGAGCTGAGTAACGCCAGCTTGGATTAATGCTTGTTCTCCAATCAGATAACCGATATCGGGATGCCAAGCTAGTGCTGTGATTTGAACCTTTTTATTATTAACTTCAAGCATCCCTGGAGGCTCGATACTCTCCACTCTCGCCTGAGCGACAGCGGTTTCACCGTGCCCCAGATCGAATCCGATAGTTTCTAAAACTTCCATTTTTATACTTTCCGCTAATCAACCAGGTACAAATTTCCGAATAATTCCCCTATTTTTAAGGAGGGCTAGGGGGACTTCTATTGTTCGTTGAGATTTTTGATCCCCCAAACCCCCTTGGAGAGGGGCTACGAAACAAGGAAAATACTGTCTAAATGAAGACTTTACGACTACACACAGCTACGATGACAAGACATCTTACTCTCTAGCCTCAGAGTATGCTGGCTCAATCACTCGACCGCGTCGGAGCAAGCGATCGCCTTTAAACAAAGCGGGAGTGATCGTGACATACTCTTTGGCGGCAGGATCGATACTTGGCTCGAAATCAAAATACTCGCGATGCGTATCGTCCCCTTGGTAAATCTGCACCCGAATTCCCTGCTCCATTAAAATCTGTGGCAGCAGTTTGGTGAGTTGAAGCGACATCTGGGGTTTCTCCAGAATTGACGCACCCATAAGTCTCTGAAGCAGATTCAACAGTTCTGGTAGCTCTTCTATTCCACTAGCATCCAGCGGTTTTTTCACTTCCTGAGTCCGGGCGACTGCCAAATCAATGGTGTTCAGCGCATCGGTAAGGTTGTCCAGAAAGACTTGGCTATCGACGCGAACGATCGGCTGGGGCGCTTCTACAGGTTGAAGAGAAACTGAACGATTGGCGCGATCGCGTTTATCGATTTGGGACACTACTTCTAGTCCAACCAGCAGAGACACCAGCAAGATATCCATCCAAGCTCCTGGCGCATCTGAAGCCAAGGAGAATAGAGAATCTAAAATGCCTATGCAGATGAGTCCCTGTAGCACTTTCAGGATTATGGTTTTGGGAGAAACCCTTCTAACTGGGTTAGCACTCTGCTGAGGCTCTATCGCTGAAACTTTCGCCTCATTGGCAGCGGTAAGAGTCCCCAAGGACTGCCGCAAAGTGTCCAGGAATAAAGAAGCCAGACGTACCTGAGCGACGCTTAACTCGCCAACGTAACTGCTCTGAATATTATCGAGTCGCTTTTGAACCAGCTTAACGACCTGCTCCGGGCTAGTTGCCTTATCGATCTCTGTCTGAACTTCGCTGCGTTCTTTGGTAAAAAGTGTATATAGTGTTTTCATCGCAAATTAAGAATTCAGCGTTGCTAAAATATTGAACAATCGGTTATTTTACTAAAATTTTCTATAAATGCTAAAGCTAGTTTTACAAACTAACTTTTATAAAGCATTTTTTAGTTTAGAAAGCTTATCAATAGTTTTTTTAAAATGTCATTATTTTAATTTACTTAAAAAGGGACAAATTTAATCTAAAACT carries:
- a CDS encoding plasmid segregation protein ParM domain-containing protein; the encoded protein is MEVLETIGFDLGHGETAVAQARVESIEPPGMLEVNNKKVQITALAWHPDIGYLIGEQALIQAGVTQLKIAFKQKPNTDPTYRETISKFLETYYRLLKESKQIEGGETSQFYVGCPSGWSVDEREEYQKLLKESGIPLVSVVPESRAAFMQAKEAGKLSYDKLKSSVLIVDIGSSTTDFTLVKSLHEIPIDFGSNALGASLIDKAIFAQTLANHEEKALLERVFEAYPHHQARCELACRKAKEDYFSNEQVYSNPQSFARGFESINEQIYFVPQVNKGVMDEILNQPLPELGGKSWLHSFRESVNEAKERLEKQGFVPQLLLMTGGASRMKFTRQICEEIFPEPDTQVRPDPEPERCIALGLARVGRWDLRAAAFKEEVNTLFDSKKLKDLVKKHIPELIELLSKPLSEGLIESTIQPSLKNWQNNKIRTLADLEESMKKQAEQWIESPGARQIVNTQCATWFNSKIQPELAEETDPICQKFQIPRSSLRFEESIDPDVVSPDLSIGDTILAETVGFIVNVVIGGGTVGSIIALILTGHLTWPIVLIYGASVLAAGVEITRSKTQEAIKTKVDVPSWTRSLLLSDSKIDSTCEQMKPELEKVFRQQLTENQEAFDKLIGKVGQELKKALNTKAEEAVILIQ